One stretch of Actinacidiphila sp. DG2A-62 DNA includes these proteins:
- a CDS encoding DUF3180 domain-containing protein, producing MRTLRIRTLAGLFVVALVIAWAGARLWDTLGTLPRVPVAAPIVLALIAVALFATALSMRARLRAQRERRPGAKGVDPLAAARALVFGQASALVAALVAGLYGGDGLFLVMYKLDMEPRREQAIYAGLAVLAAIAVVAAALFLERVCKLPEDQSPPPGVHQNARR from the coding sequence GTGAGGACGCTGAGGATCAGGACGCTGGCGGGGCTCTTCGTGGTCGCGCTGGTGATCGCGTGGGCCGGCGCCCGGCTGTGGGACACCCTCGGCACGCTGCCGCGGGTGCCGGTGGCCGCGCCGATCGTGCTCGCGCTGATCGCGGTCGCGCTCTTCGCCACGGCGCTGTCGATGCGCGCCCGGCTGCGGGCGCAGCGCGAGCGGCGGCCCGGCGCCAAGGGCGTCGACCCGCTGGCCGCCGCCCGCGCGCTCGTCTTCGGCCAGGCCAGCGCGCTGGTCGCGGCCCTGGTCGCGGGGCTCTACGGCGGCGACGGGCTCTTCCTGGTCATGTACAAGCTCGACATGGAGCCCCGCCGCGAGCAGGCGATCTACGCGGGGCTCGCGGTCCTGGCCGCGATCGCGGTCGTCGCCGCGGCCCTCTTCCTCGAACGCGTCTGCAAACTCCCCGAGGACCAGTCGCCTCCCCCCGGCGTCCACCAGAACGCTCGGCGCTGA
- a CDS encoding alpha/beta hydrolase encodes MGLTSKKVLLLAAVLAVVLFGLTVWLWPRLSRRGVAPVLGRVGILVATQLSLIAALGLVANYNFGFYGSWADLFGQETAPGVVVDHSNGGAAEQLRVMRTLAVNTPGGGVPRLGGQIQKVQVSGPRSGISSTAYVYLPPEYFREPQRVFPATLVLTGYPGIAESLYKHLKYPTIAAQQVRKGQAQPMVLVMMRPTVAPPRDTECMNVPGGPQTETFFAKDLRAAMLAHYRIGRGGGSWGVIGDSTGGYCALKLTLEDPQDFSAGVGLSPDYAAPKDPTTGDLFGGSKAVRRENDLAWRLQHLPQPPVSLLVTTSRHGEKNYRATMRFISLVKGPTRISSIILASGGHNFTTWSREIPPALRWLSSRLVPDARPVTVPAGPAAARPTTAVTAAPATPRRTGHTPRRRCCRAARSR; translated from the coding sequence ATGGGTCTCACGAGTAAGAAGGTCCTCCTCCTCGCCGCGGTGCTGGCGGTGGTGCTCTTCGGGCTGACGGTGTGGCTGTGGCCACGGCTGTCGCGCAGAGGCGTGGCCCCGGTGCTCGGCAGAGTGGGGATACTCGTGGCCACCCAACTGTCCCTGATCGCCGCGCTGGGCCTGGTCGCCAACTACAACTTCGGGTTCTACGGCTCCTGGGCGGACCTGTTCGGGCAGGAGACGGCGCCGGGCGTCGTGGTGGACCACAGCAACGGCGGGGCGGCGGAGCAGCTGCGGGTGATGCGGACGCTGGCGGTGAACACGCCCGGCGGCGGGGTGCCGCGGCTCGGCGGTCAGATCCAGAAGGTCCAGGTCAGCGGCCCGAGGTCGGGCATCAGCAGCACGGCGTACGTCTATCTGCCGCCCGAGTACTTCCGCGAGCCGCAGCGGGTCTTCCCCGCCACCTTGGTGCTGACCGGCTACCCGGGGATCGCCGAGTCGCTGTACAAGCACCTGAAGTACCCGACGATCGCGGCGCAGCAGGTCCGCAAGGGCCAGGCGCAGCCGATGGTCCTGGTGATGATGCGGCCGACGGTGGCGCCGCCGCGGGACACCGAGTGCATGAACGTGCCCGGCGGTCCGCAGACCGAGACGTTCTTCGCGAAGGACCTGCGGGCGGCGATGCTGGCGCACTACCGCATCGGCCGGGGCGGCGGCAGCTGGGGCGTGATCGGCGACTCCACCGGCGGCTACTGCGCGCTGAAGCTGACCCTGGAGGACCCGCAGGACTTCTCGGCGGGCGTCGGCCTGTCACCGGACTACGCGGCGCCGAAGGACCCGACGACCGGCGACCTGTTCGGCGGCAGCAAGGCGGTGCGCCGGGAGAACGACCTGGCCTGGCGGCTGCAACACCTGCCGCAGCCGCCGGTGAGCCTGCTGGTGACCACCAGCCGGCACGGCGAGAAGAACTACCGGGCCACGATGCGCTTCATCAGCCTGGTGAAGGGGCCGACCCGGATCTCCTCGATCATCCTGGCCAGCGGCGGGCACAACTTCACCACCTGGTCGCGGGAGATCCCGCCGGCGCTGCGCTGGCTCTCCTCGCGGCTGGTGCCGGACGCCCGCCCGGTCACGGTGCCGGCCGGGCCGGCCGCGGCGCGGCCCACCACGGCGGTCACGGCGGCGCCCGCCACGCCCCGCCGCACGGGACACACACCCCGCCGCCGGTGCTGCCGGGCGGCACGCAGCCGGTGA
- the hpt gene encoding hypoxanthine phosphoribosyltransferase encodes MNENDMGADLEKVLISKAEIDAKLVQLAAEIDRDYAGKDLLIVGVLKGAVMVMADLARALSSNVTMDWMAVSSYGAGTKSSGVVRILKDLDTDIAGRHVLIVEDIIDSGLTLSWLISNLGSRGPASLEVCTLLRKPEAAKVRIDVKYTGFDIPSEFVVGYGLDYAEKYRNLPFVGTLAPHVYGG; translated from the coding sequence GTGAACGAGAACGACATGGGCGCCGACCTCGAGAAGGTGCTCATCTCCAAGGCAGAGATCGACGCGAAGCTGGTGCAGCTGGCCGCCGAGATCGACCGGGACTACGCGGGGAAGGACCTGCTGATCGTCGGCGTGCTCAAGGGCGCCGTCATGGTGATGGCCGACCTGGCCCGCGCCCTGTCGAGCAACGTCACGATGGACTGGATGGCGGTGTCCTCCTACGGCGCCGGCACCAAGTCCTCCGGCGTGGTGCGCATCCTGAAGGACCTGGACACCGACATCGCCGGCCGTCACGTGCTCATCGTCGAGGACATCATCGACTCCGGGCTGACCCTCTCCTGGCTCATCAGCAACCTCGGCTCGCGCGGCCCCGCCTCGCTGGAGGTGTGCACCCTGCTGCGCAAGCCCGAGGCCGCCAAGGTCCGGATCGATGTCAAATACACTGGCTTCGACATCCCGAGCGAGTTCGTCGTCGGATACGGCCTGGACTACGCCGAGAAGTACCGCAATCTCCCGTTCGTCGGCACCCTCGCGCCGCACGTCTACGGCGGCTGA
- the tilS gene encoding tRNA lysidine(34) synthetase TilS produces MGPHPTVAAIRLAVRRVLHDVLTATTELHPLVLAACSGGADSMALGAALAFEAPRLGVRAGAVTVDHGLQAGSDVRAEEVAARLRALGLDPVDAVGVTVGRQGGPEAAAREARYAALDATAERRGAAAVLLGHTRDDQAETVLLALARGSGTRSLSGMAAVSGVGGRYRRPFLLLDRDTVRQGCLAQGITVWEDPHNHDPAYTRSRVRHEALPVLEKSLGKGVVEALARTAQLSRDDADALDQWAADAERDALADDGSLDALRLYGLPAAVRRRVLRRAAVAAGSPPGFLFARHIEEVDRLVTDWHGQKALNLPGGVSVRRSDGRLVFSPS; encoded by the coding sequence ATGGGACCGCACCCCACGGTCGCGGCGATACGCCTGGCGGTCCGCCGCGTGCTGCACGACGTGCTGACCGCGACCACCGAACTCCACCCCCTGGTGCTCGCCGCGTGCAGCGGCGGCGCCGACTCGATGGCCCTGGGCGCCGCCCTCGCCTTCGAGGCCCCCCGGCTCGGCGTGCGCGCCGGAGCCGTCACCGTCGACCACGGCCTGCAGGCCGGCTCCGACGTCCGCGCCGAGGAGGTCGCTGCCCGGCTGCGCGCCCTCGGGCTCGACCCGGTCGACGCCGTCGGCGTGACCGTCGGCCGCCAGGGCGGCCCCGAGGCCGCCGCCCGCGAGGCCCGCTACGCCGCGCTGGACGCCACCGCCGAACGCCGCGGCGCCGCCGCGGTCCTGCTCGGCCACACCCGCGACGACCAGGCCGAGACCGTGCTGCTCGCGCTCGCCCGCGGCTCCGGCACCCGCTCGCTGTCCGGCATGGCCGCCGTCTCCGGCGTCGGCGGCCGTTACCGCCGCCCCTTCCTGCTGCTGGACCGCGACACCGTCCGCCAGGGCTGCCTGGCCCAGGGCATCACCGTGTGGGAGGACCCGCACAACCACGACCCCGCGTACACCCGCTCCCGGGTCCGCCACGAGGCGCTGCCGGTGCTGGAGAAGTCCCTCGGCAAGGGCGTCGTCGAGGCGCTGGCCAGGACCGCCCAGCTGTCCAGGGACGACGCCGACGCGCTCGACCAGTGGGCCGCCGACGCCGAGCGCGACGCGCTGGCCGACGACGGCAGCCTGGACGCGCTGCGGCTGTACGGCCTGCCCGCCGCGGTCCGCCGCCGGGTGCTGCGCCGCGCCGCGGTCGCCGCCGGCTCGCCCCCCGGCTTCCTGTTCGCCCGCCACATCGAGGAGGTCGATCGCCTGGTCACCGACTGGCACGGGCAGAAAGCGCTCAACCTGCCGGGCGGAGTCAGCGTCCGCAGGTCGGATGGCAGACTGGTCTTCTCGCCGTCGTAG
- the folB gene encoding dihydroneopterin aldolase, whose protein sequence is MDRVTLRGLSARGHHGVFQHEREDGQTFVVDLVLGLDTRPAAADDDLERTVHYGVLAEQVAAVVAGEPVNLIETLAQRIADTCLEHEVVQEVEVTVHKPDAPIAVPFEDVTVTITRSRP, encoded by the coding sequence GTGGACCGAGTCACGCTGCGCGGGCTGAGCGCTCGCGGGCACCACGGGGTCTTCCAGCACGAGCGGGAGGACGGGCAGACCTTCGTGGTCGACCTGGTGCTCGGGCTGGACACCCGTCCCGCCGCCGCGGACGACGACCTGGAGCGGACCGTGCACTACGGTGTGCTGGCCGAGCAGGTCGCGGCCGTCGTCGCCGGCGAGCCGGTCAACCTCATCGAGACACTCGCCCAGCGCATCGCCGACACCTGTCTGGAGCACGAGGTGGTCCAGGAGGTGGAGGTGACCGTGCACAAGCCCGACGCGCCCATCGCCGTGCCCTTCGAGGACGTGACCGTCACCATCACCCGGAGTCGCCCGTGA
- a CDS encoding cysteine dioxygenase: protein MSAVPSSTPVSPSASSASGASGASGARTAPTAAELLDFARSVAADRDLVGDLPLDPEGRTWVRLEGPGGAEAWLIGWPPGAETGWHDHGGSYGVFVTAAGELTESSLAAALPTEGWRSLELAENLDRRRVLPEGVGRAFGRNHVHQVENRSPSTHAVSVHAYYPPLPLIRRYSRKGSTLRLELVERPEEW from the coding sequence ATGTCCGCCGTACCCTCCAGCACGCCCGTTTCCCCCTCCGCGAGCTCCGCGTCCGGCGCGTCCGGCGCGTCCGGCGCGCGGACCGCTCCGACCGCCGCCGAACTCCTGGACTTCGCCCGTTCCGTCGCCGCCGACCGCGACCTCGTCGGCGACCTCCCCCTGGACCCCGAGGGCCGCACCTGGGTGCGGCTGGAAGGCCCCGGCGGCGCCGAGGCATGGCTGATCGGCTGGCCCCCCGGCGCCGAGACCGGCTGGCACGACCACGGCGGCTCCTACGGCGTGTTCGTGACCGCCGCGGGCGAGCTGACCGAGTCCTCGCTGGCCGCTGCGCTGCCCACCGAGGGCTGGCGCTCGCTGGAGCTGGCCGAGAACCTCGACCGCCGCCGGGTGCTGCCCGAGGGCGTCGGCCGCGCGTTCGGGCGCAACCACGTCCACCAGGTGGAGAATCGGTCCCCGAGCACCCACGCGGTGTCCGTGCACGCGTACTACCCGCCGCTGCCGCTGATCCGCCGCTACAGCCGCAAGGGCAGCACGCTCCGCCTGGAACTGGTCGAACGCCCCGAGGAGTGGTGA
- a CDS encoding phosphatidylglycerol lysyltransferase domain-containing protein, which yields MGTAAAVIGLLDVVSAVFPAFRNGRMHHLAALFPGTVSTLAAATSVVTGILLLMLAHALKRGKRRAWWAAVLLLPVGAATQLIYRHSVFGAVVSLVLLGLLVRHRGQFTALSDPRTRWRAAANFVGLSLFAFALGLVITSAHPASERGEPGFADRCQHVLYGLFGFEGPVSYTSDRVSDLVAYSLGGLGLLIACSTLYLLLRPARPVAELGEEDEARLRALLARHGARDSLGHFALRRDKSVVFSASGKAAICYRVVSGVMLAGGDPIGDVEAWPGAIERYMELARAHAWLPAVVGCSETGGEVWTRETGLDALELGDEAIVHTADFTLTGRAMRNVRQMVKRIERAGYVCRVRRVRELTEDERQQVRLAADAWRGTDTERGFSMALGRFGEEADGDCVVVTAHKEREPGAPHPELGDLRAVLHFVPWGPDGMSLELMRRDRSADPGLNELLIVAALQEAPALGVTRVSLNFAMFRSALARGERIGAGPVLRGWRGLLVFLSRWFQIESLYKFNAKFQPEWVPRFLVFRNSRDLPRIGFAIMQAEGFVTLALPLPAAVQRFLPGRAKRPPHRRQSGYAAAPEPYAEPAAGKRTPVGRNVA from the coding sequence ATGGGCACCGCCGCCGCCGTCATCGGACTGCTCGACGTGGTCTCCGCGGTCTTCCCCGCGTTCCGCAACGGGCGGATGCACCACCTCGCCGCCCTCTTCCCCGGCACCGTCAGCACCCTGGCCGCGGCCACCTCGGTGGTCACCGGCATCCTGCTGCTGATGCTGGCGCACGCGCTCAAACGCGGTAAGCGGCGCGCCTGGTGGGCCGCGGTGCTGCTGCTGCCGGTCGGCGCTGCCACCCAGCTGATCTACCGCCACTCGGTCTTCGGCGCCGTCGTCTCCCTGGTGCTGCTGGGGCTCTTGGTACGCCACCGCGGCCAGTTCACCGCGCTGTCCGACCCGCGCACCCGCTGGCGGGCCGCGGCCAACTTCGTCGGCCTGAGCCTCTTCGCCTTCGCCCTCGGCCTGGTCATCACCAGCGCCCACCCGGCCTCCGAGCGCGGCGAGCCCGGCTTCGCCGACCGCTGCCAGCACGTGCTCTACGGCCTGTTCGGCTTCGAGGGCCCGGTGTCGTACACCAGCGACCGGGTCAGCGACCTGGTCGCCTACTCGCTCGGCGGCCTCGGCCTGCTCATCGCCTGCTCCACCCTCTACCTGCTGCTGCGCCCGGCCCGGCCGGTCGCCGAGCTGGGCGAGGAGGACGAGGCCCGGCTGCGCGCCCTGCTGGCCCGGCACGGCGCCCGCGACTCGCTCGGCCACTTCGCGCTGCGCCGCGACAAGTCGGTGGTCTTCTCGGCCAGCGGCAAGGCCGCGATCTGCTACCGCGTGGTGTCCGGCGTGATGCTGGCCGGCGGCGACCCGATCGGCGATGTCGAGGCGTGGCCCGGCGCCATCGAGCGCTACATGGAGCTGGCCCGCGCGCACGCCTGGCTGCCCGCGGTGGTCGGCTGCAGCGAGACCGGCGGCGAGGTGTGGACCCGCGAGACCGGCCTGGACGCGCTGGAGCTGGGCGACGAGGCGATCGTGCACACCGCCGACTTCACCCTCACCGGCCGCGCGATGCGCAACGTCCGGCAGATGGTCAAGCGCATCGAGCGGGCCGGCTACGTCTGCCGGGTGCGCCGGGTGCGCGAGCTGACCGAGGACGAGCGGCAGCAGGTGCGGCTGGCCGCCGACGCCTGGCGCGGCACCGACACCGAGCGCGGCTTCTCCATGGCGCTCGGCCGGTTCGGCGAGGAGGCCGACGGCGACTGCGTGGTGGTCACCGCCCACAAGGAGCGCGAGCCCGGCGCCCCGCACCCCGAACTCGGCGACCTGCGCGCGGTGCTGCACTTCGTGCCGTGGGGTCCTGACGGCATGTCGCTGGAGCTGATGCGCCGCGACCGCTCCGCCGACCCGGGCCTGAACGAGCTGCTGATCGTCGCCGCCCTCCAGGAGGCCCCGGCGCTCGGGGTGACCCGGGTGTCGCTGAACTTCGCGATGTTCCGCTCGGCGCTGGCCCGCGGCGAGCGGATCGGCGCCGGCCCGGTGCTGCGCGGCTGGCGCGGGCTGCTGGTGTTCCTGTCCCGCTGGTTCCAGATCGAGTCGCTGTACAAGTTCAACGCCAAGTTCCAGCCCGAGTGGGTGCCGCGGTTCCTGGTCTTCCGCAACTCCCGCGACCTGCCGCGGATCGGCTTCGCGATCATGCAGGCCGAGGGGTTCGTGACGCTGGCGCTGCCGCTGCCCGCCGCGGTCCAGCGGTTCCTGCCCGGCCGCGCCAAGCGCCCGCCGCACCGCCGGCAGAGCGGGTACGCCGCCGCGCCCGAGCCCTACGCGGAGCCGGCGGCCGGCAAGCGCACCCCGGTGGGCCGCAACGTGGCCTGA
- the folK gene encoding 2-amino-4-hydroxy-6-hydroxymethyldihydropteridine diphosphokinase, whose product MTPHNDPTVQPVPHAVTAAVDAADSTLQNPRTAVLALGSNLGNRLETLQGAVDALEDTPGVRVKAVSPVYQTEPWGVPAGSQPDYFNAVVLVRTTLPPEDLLERGHAIEEAFLRVRSERWGPRTIDVDIVAYEDAVRDDPRLTLPHPRAHERAFVLVPWHDVQPAAVLPGRGSVAELAASVDRGGVRRRADVELRLPE is encoded by the coding sequence GTGACCCCCCACAACGACCCGACCGTGCAGCCGGTGCCGCACGCCGTCACCGCCGCGGTGGACGCCGCGGACAGCACACTGCAGAACCCCAGGACCGCGGTCCTGGCGCTGGGCAGCAACCTCGGCAACCGGCTGGAGACCCTCCAGGGCGCGGTCGACGCGCTGGAGGACACCCCCGGCGTGCGGGTCAAGGCGGTCTCGCCGGTGTACCAGACCGAGCCGTGGGGCGTGCCGGCCGGCAGCCAGCCCGACTACTTCAACGCCGTCGTGCTGGTCCGCACCACCCTGCCGCCCGAGGACCTGCTGGAGCGCGGCCACGCCATCGAGGAGGCGTTCCTGCGGGTGCGCTCCGAGCGCTGGGGGCCGCGGACCATCGACGTGGACATCGTCGCGTACGAGGACGCGGTCCGCGACGATCCCCGGCTGACCCTGCCGCACCCGCGGGCCCACGAGCGGGCCTTCGTGCTCGTACCGTGGCACGACGTGCAGCCGGCCGCGGTGCTGCCGGGCCGCGGCAGCGTGGCGGAACTGGCCGCTTCCGTGGACCGCGGCGGCGTGCGGCGGCGCGCCGACGTGGAACTCCGACTGCCGGAGTAG
- the ftsH gene encoding ATP-dependent zinc metalloprotease FtsH, with the protein MDVKRYFRGPVMWIVLAVLAVVVLMQVVGSGGGYKTVDTGAVLHAIDTNQAKSAELTTGDDNSIKVQLKDGVKIEGSSKVRASYIGDQGADIAGDLQRIVDGKVPGVQLQDKYTVTQSKQNAFVGILLSLLPFVLIVVVFLFLMNQMQGGGSRVMQFGKSKAKLITKDTPKTTFADVAGCDEAVEELQEIKEFLQEPAKFQAVGAKIPKGVLLYGRPGTGKTLLARAVAGEAGVPFYSISGSDFVEMFVGVGASRVRDLFEQAKANAPAIVFVDEIDAVGRHRGAGLGGGHDEREQTLNQLLVEMDGFDVKGGVILIAATNRPDILDPALLRPGRFDRQIAVDPPDLQGRVEILTVHQKGKPIAPDVDLKAVARRTPGFTGADLSNVLNEAALLTARSDKKLIDNSTLDEAIDRVVAGPQKRTRIMSDKEKKITAYHEGGHALVAAASPSSDPVHKVTILSRGRALGYTMVLPDEDKYSTTRNEMLDQLAYMMGGRAAEELVFHDPTTGASNDIEKATATARAMVTQYGMTERLGAIKFGSDNSEPFLGREMGHQRDYSEEVAGLVDEEVKKLIETAHNEAWEILVENRDVLDNLVMALLEKETLNKEEIAEIFAPIIKRPARPAWTGSARRTPSTRPPVLSPKEKELALTNGTQQANGSGPSAVSTAKPVELPEEGTADS; encoded by the coding sequence ATGGACGTGAAGCGCTATTTCCGTGGGCCAGTGATGTGGATCGTGCTGGCTGTCCTCGCCGTGGTCGTGTTGATGCAGGTCGTCGGGTCCGGCGGCGGCTACAAGACGGTGGACACCGGCGCGGTACTGCACGCGATCGACACCAACCAGGCCAAATCAGCGGAGCTGACCACCGGGGACGACAACTCCATCAAGGTCCAGCTCAAAGACGGCGTGAAGATCGAGGGCAGCAGCAAGGTCCGCGCCAGCTACATCGGCGACCAGGGCGCCGACATCGCCGGCGACCTCCAGCGGATCGTCGACGGCAAGGTGCCCGGGGTCCAGCTCCAGGACAAGTACACGGTCACCCAGTCCAAGCAGAACGCCTTCGTCGGCATCCTGCTGTCGCTGCTGCCGTTCGTGCTGATCGTGGTGGTCTTCCTCTTCCTGATGAACCAGATGCAGGGCGGCGGCTCGCGCGTCATGCAGTTCGGGAAGTCCAAGGCCAAGCTGATCACCAAGGACACCCCCAAGACGACCTTCGCCGACGTCGCGGGCTGCGACGAGGCCGTGGAGGAGCTCCAGGAGATCAAGGAGTTCCTGCAGGAGCCGGCGAAGTTCCAGGCGGTCGGCGCCAAGATCCCCAAGGGCGTGCTGCTCTACGGCCGCCCCGGCACCGGCAAGACCCTGCTCGCCAGGGCCGTGGCCGGCGAGGCGGGCGTGCCCTTCTACTCGATCTCTGGCTCGGACTTCGTCGAGATGTTCGTCGGCGTCGGCGCCTCCCGGGTGCGCGACCTGTTCGAGCAGGCCAAGGCGAACGCCCCGGCGATCGTCTTCGTCGACGAGATCGACGCCGTCGGCCGGCACCGCGGCGCGGGCCTCGGCGGCGGCCACGACGAGCGCGAGCAGACCCTGAACCAGCTGCTCGTCGAGATGGACGGCTTCGACGTCAAGGGCGGCGTCATCCTGATCGCCGCCACCAACCGCCCGGACATCCTGGACCCGGCGCTGCTGCGCCCGGGCCGGTTCGACCGGCAGATCGCGGTGGACCCGCCGGACCTGCAGGGCCGGGTGGAGATCCTCACCGTGCACCAGAAGGGCAAGCCGATCGCGCCGGACGTCGACCTCAAGGCCGTCGCCCGCCGCACCCCCGGCTTCACCGGCGCCGACCTGAGCAACGTGCTCAACGAGGCGGCGCTGCTGACCGCCCGCAGCGACAAGAAGCTGATCGACAACAGCACGCTGGACGAGGCCATCGACCGCGTGGTGGCCGGCCCGCAGAAGCGCACCCGGATCATGTCGGACAAGGAGAAGAAGATCACCGCGTACCACGAGGGCGGACACGCCCTGGTCGCGGCGGCCTCTCCCAGCTCCGACCCGGTCCACAAGGTGACGATCCTGTCCCGCGGCCGGGCGCTGGGCTACACGATGGTGCTGCCCGACGAGGACAAGTACTCCACGACGCGCAACGAGATGCTCGACCAGCTCGCGTACATGATGGGCGGCCGGGCCGCGGAGGAGCTGGTCTTCCACGACCCGACCACCGGCGCGTCCAACGACATCGAGAAGGCCACCGCCACCGCCCGCGCCATGGTCACGCAGTACGGCATGACCGAGCGGCTCGGCGCGATCAAGTTCGGCTCGGACAACTCCGAGCCGTTCCTCGGCCGTGAGATGGGTCACCAGCGCGACTACTCCGAGGAGGTCGCCGGGCTGGTCGACGAGGAGGTCAAGAAGCTCATCGAGACGGCGCACAACGAGGCCTGGGAGATCCTGGTTGAGAACCGCGACGTCCTGGACAACCTGGTGATGGCGCTGCTGGAGAAGGAGACGCTGAACAAGGAGGAGATCGCCGAGATCTTCGCCCCGATCATCAAGCGTCCGGCCCGCCCGGCGTGGACCGGCTCCGCACGGCGCACCCCCTCCACCCGCCCGCCGGTGCTCTCCCCCAAGGAGAAGGAGCTGGCGCTGACCAACGGCACCCAGCAGGCCAACGGCAGCGGACCCTCGGCCGTCTCCACCGCCAAGCCGGTGGAGCTGCCGGAGGAGGGCACAGCCGACAGCTGA
- a CDS encoding rhodanese-like domain-containing protein → MTDPAQPGPPGIDAYLARVREGLDRVGPEQAARAAEQGALLVDIRYAALRDRDGTVPGAVIVERNELEWRLDPYGSHRIPQATGHDLPIVVFCNEGYASSLAAVSLHALGLRRATDLVGGFQAWRAAGLPVTPPDGRPTVPTPPAA, encoded by the coding sequence ATGACGGACCCCGCGCAGCCCGGACCGCCCGGCATCGACGCCTACCTCGCGCGGGTGCGCGAGGGCCTGGACCGGGTGGGTCCCGAACAGGCCGCGCGGGCCGCGGAACAAGGCGCGCTGCTGGTCGACATCCGCTACGCCGCGCTGCGCGACCGCGACGGCACGGTCCCCGGCGCGGTCATCGTGGAGCGCAACGAGCTGGAGTGGCGCCTGGACCCCTACGGCAGCCACCGCATACCCCAGGCCACCGGGCACGACCTGCCCATCGTGGTCTTCTGCAACGAGGGCTACGCCTCGTCGCTGGCCGCCGTCTCGCTGCACGCGCTGGGCCTGCGCCGGGCCACCGACCTGGTCGGCGGGTTCCAGGCGTGGCGGGCCGCCGGGCTGCCCGTCACCCCGCCGGACGGGCGTCCGACCGTTCCCACGCCGCCGGCCGCCTGA
- the folE gene encoding GTP cyclohydrolase I FolE has product MTDPVTLDGEITPGEFDEKRAEAAIRELLIAVGEDPDREGLRETPSRVARAYREIFAGLWQQPEDVLTTTFDLGHDEMVLVKDIEVMSSCEHHLVPFVGVAHIGYIPSTSGKITGLSKLARLVDVYARRPQVQERLTTQVADALMRILEPRGVIVVVECEHMCMTMRGVRKPGAKTITSAVRGQLRDPATRSEAMSLIIGH; this is encoded by the coding sequence ATGACCGATCCCGTGACGCTCGACGGGGAGATCACGCCCGGCGAGTTCGACGAGAAGCGGGCCGAGGCCGCGATCCGCGAGCTGCTGATCGCGGTGGGCGAGGACCCCGACCGCGAGGGGCTGCGCGAGACGCCCTCGCGGGTGGCCCGCGCCTACCGGGAGATATTCGCCGGGCTCTGGCAGCAGCCGGAGGACGTCCTGACCACCACCTTCGACCTGGGACACGACGAGATGGTGCTGGTGAAGGACATCGAGGTGATGTCCTCCTGCGAGCACCACCTGGTGCCGTTCGTCGGCGTCGCGCACATCGGCTACATCCCGTCCACCAGCGGCAAGATCACCGGCCTGTCCAAGCTGGCCCGCCTGGTCGACGTGTACGCCCGCAGGCCGCAGGTGCAGGAGCGTCTCACCACGCAGGTCGCGGACGCGCTGATGCGCATCCTGGAGCCGCGCGGGGTCATCGTCGTGGTCGAGTGCGAGCACATGTGCATGACGATGCGCGGGGTGCGCAAGCCCGGCGCCAAGACCATCACCTCCGCGGTGCGCGGGCAGCTGCGCGACCCCGCGACCCGCTCCGAGGCGATGAGCCTGATCATCGGCCACTGA